In Helicobacter bilis, a genomic segment contains:
- the tssM gene encoding type VI secretion system membrane subunit TssM — protein MLKKITSFCKSKPFLYIFLICLFIFFSIIFFIYAPLLAFNDIYIFSNAFVRLGILVLVWLIVAFYFMFRPLLDFLQTLKSEKGVQRRELKKEVARILHKAKRNYSLALNEAKSTWKRTIRFKDIPLVIIIGNEGAGKSSLINYANIEYPLSDKLESYKKIHKSTKNFNLYVSKKGALLDTEGNYFTQEDFFNPDTTDEIAEDDLEKNKDFLIKKAVWNKFLSFLNSSIFHSKLNGIVLVIDVHSFLNNPKQYSDNLIHFLVKRVHECEQNLNLKLPIYVVFSKLDLMEGMDIYWNVFNENVANKILGITLEQQANKQTLLSYFQAISKSLLYSFMHKNKSLHSLDEKNGAFLFLKQLDTLFALVVDFVIQVNEKNVLKNKSYVRGIYFTSAYQENVPRNYLVDAVCEKYAIKKPAAKAATKQHKRSYFVHSMLEQIVLKDSHLNSMILKNSWVTLRLGVMAVCLCILTYSVCAYYINKAYKAIEQSNTSLNSINALLADANNYNTLSLYEKVNLMLNLKAILKEYPLLFDTSVGSQYFFLDTSYQAFLPAKDLYYAISEDVVSKTLINEMEYILAHNKTPETLVETLYMYMSLFDTHYLDKSLLAVWIGKNWQYFKKYNIPKDDFIASTEDLASDRILNAHPMNIGSVTKAQEEIMQIAKAQRIYILIAFKNSLEKQAIYNIKNKIGRSIDAVFEAPEKLSHIDKRYTKEGLMVFLSHLEKNMHNALDIDLWYLEGVEQDNDEKMLDTKIIEVYLADYKKKWEDILQAIKPKRHHERNALLNELQILSQPSNPINNLIGVINDNTHLNDTLLLGYVYGLGFSSKEIKTQFTALSNHFKAYYDLTNEESLIDSKANSLSQSKNKELANSQNATKDENNMLAVIAQDVQNVSAKIEYFTQDITKDAKEKIVYILDGSDDENDPFKKLDIDSKVLPQELKAYYNHLARMSWKIIESNAGVLLNSVWKNEVYTDFVNNISPLYPFNTYSRESVSIETFKGFFGNAGTLQTFYKQYLSKIIQKKGGAYIPNPTYMSKIKLKEQFLTFFNKTSSLSAMFDANNNLTLNFFIQCLDLSSDFSSLDMGYNDTSIHYDHTLHPKLHIIIEHFNKNTELRLTANDYYQYPQYKKVYIGEWAWFAFIKDMVPNQNMRNSIYFENNKKLYFDFNITNKTELLKIIDTLTHFNMPDSIM, from the coding sequence ATGCTGAAAAAAATAACAAGCTTTTGCAAATCAAAACCATTTCTATACATATTTCTTATATGCTTGTTCATATTTTTCAGCATAATATTTTTTATTTATGCACCCCTACTGGCTTTCAATGATATTTACATATTTAGCAATGCTTTTGTTCGACTGGGTATTCTTGTTCTTGTATGGCTTATTGTAGCTTTTTATTTTATGTTTAGACCTCTTCTGGATTTTTTACAAACATTAAAAAGTGAAAAAGGTGTTCAACGCAGGGAGTTAAAAAAAGAGGTTGCAAGAATTTTGCACAAAGCAAAACGCAATTATTCCCTTGCTTTAAATGAAGCCAAAAGTACTTGGAAAAGAACAATTCGTTTTAAAGATATTCCTTTAGTAATTATTATTGGTAATGAGGGAGCAGGAAAAAGCTCTTTAATCAATTATGCGAACATTGAATATCCATTAAGCGATAAATTAGAATCATATAAAAAAATTCATAAAAGCACCAAGAATTTTAATCTTTATGTTTCTAAAAAAGGGGCTTTACTCGATACCGAAGGTAATTATTTTACGCAAGAAGATTTTTTTAATCCAGATACAACAGATGAAATTGCTGAAGATGATTTGGAAAAAAACAAAGATTTTCTAATAAAAAAAGCGGTATGGAATAAGTTTCTTTCTTTCCTTAATTCCAGCATTTTTCACAGCAAACTCAATGGCATTGTGCTTGTCATTGATGTTCATTCCTTTCTTAATAACCCAAAACAATATAGTGACAATTTAATACACTTTCTTGTTAAAAGAGTTCATGAATGTGAACAAAATTTGAATCTAAAATTACCTATTTATGTAGTTTTTAGTAAGCTTGATCTTATGGAAGGTATGGATATCTATTGGAATGTTTTTAACGAAAATGTCGCAAATAAAATATTGGGTATCACTTTAGAACAACAGGCAAATAAGCAAACATTGCTGTCTTATTTTCAAGCTATTAGCAAATCATTATTGTACTCTTTCATGCACAAAAACAAATCTCTGCATTCTCTTGATGAGAAAAATGGGGCATTTTTGTTTTTAAAGCAACTTGATACACTCTTTGCTTTGGTAGTAGATTTTGTAATACAGGTGAATGAAAAAAATGTGCTAAAAAATAAGTCTTATGTTCGTGGAATTTATTTCACTTCAGCTTATCAAGAAAATGTTCCAAGAAATTACTTAGTTGATGCTGTATGTGAAAAATATGCTATTAAAAAGCCAGCAGCAAAGGCTGCTACAAAGCAACATAAGCGAAGCTATTTTGTACATTCAATGTTAGAACAAATTGTTTTAAAAGATTCTCATCTTAATAGTATGATTCTTAAAAACTCATGGGTGACATTAAGATTAGGTGTTATGGCTGTTTGTCTGTGTATACTGACATATAGCGTATGTGCTTATTATATCAATAAGGCATATAAAGCAATTGAACAAAGCAATACTTCTTTAAACAGCATTAATGCACTCCTTGCAGATGCCAATAATTATAACACATTAAGCCTTTATGAAAAAGTCAATCTCATGTTAAATCTTAAAGCAATTTTAAAAGAATATCCATTATTGTTTGATACATCAGTTGGTAGCCAATACTTTTTCCTTGATACATCATATCAAGCTTTTTTACCGGCCAAAGATCTCTATTATGCAATTAGTGAAGATGTTGTGAGCAAAACACTTATTAATGAAATGGAGTATATATTAGCACACAATAAAACTCCAGAGACACTTGTTGAAACATTATATATGTATATGTCTTTATTTGACACACATTATCTTGATAAGTCGCTTCTTGCAGTTTGGATTGGTAAGAATTGGCAGTATTTTAAAAAGTACAATATTCCAAAAGATGATTTTATAGCTAGTACTGAGGATTTAGCCTCAGATAGAATTCTTAATGCTCATCCAATGAATATTGGTAGTGTTACTAAAGCACAAGAAGAAATTATGCAAATTGCTAAAGCACAAAGAATATATATTCTTATAGCTTTTAAAAATAGTCTTGAGAAACAAGCAATTTATAATATAAAAAATAAAATTGGCAGATCTATTGATGCTGTATTTGAAGCTCCAGAAAAACTAAGTCATATTGACAAGAGATATACCAAAGAAGGCTTAATGGTGTTTTTAAGCCATCTTGAAAAGAATATGCATAATGCTCTTGATATTGACTTGTGGTATCTCGAAGGAGTGGAACAAGATAATGATGAAAAGATGTTGGATACAAAAATTATAGAAGTTTATCTTGCTGACTATAAAAAAAAATGGGAAGATATATTACAAGCTATCAAACCCAAGAGACACCATGAAAGAAATGCTTTGCTTAATGAACTACAAATCTTGTCTCAACCTAGCAATCCTATCAATAATTTGATTGGGGTAATAAACGATAATACCCATTTGAACGATACATTATTGCTTGGTTATGTTTATGGGCTTGGATTCTCCAGCAAAGAAATAAAAACACAATTTACAGCTCTTAGCAATCATTTCAAAGCATACTATGATTTAACCAATGAAGAATCATTAATAGATTCTAAAGCCAATTCTCTTAGTCAATCAAAAAATAAGGAATTAGCAAATTCACAGAATGCAACAAAAGATGAAAATAACATGTTGGCAGTTATTGCACAAGATGTGCAAAATGTCTCCGCAAAAATTGAATATTTTACGCAAGATATAACAAAAGATGCTAAAGAAAAAATTGTTTATATTCTTGATGGAAGCGATGATGAAAATGACCCATTTAAAAAGCTTGATATAGATAGTAAGGTTTTACCTCAAGAACTAAAAGCATATTATAATCATTTGGCACGAATGTCTTGGAAAATCATAGAGAGTAATGCTGGAGTTCTTCTGAATAGTGTGTGGAAAAATGAAGTTTATACAGACTTTGTGAATAATATATCTCCACTTTATCCTTTTAACACATATTCTAGAGAATCTGTGTCGATAGAAACTTTTAAAGGATTCTTTGGCAATGCTGGCACATTACAAACCTTTTATAAACAGTATCTAAGTAAGATTATACAAAAAAAGGGTGGTGCTTACATTCCTAATCCAACCTATATGTCAAAAATTAAGCTAAAAGAACAATTTTTAACTTTTTTTAACAAAACCTCTAGTTTAAGTGCAATGTTTGATGCAAACAACAATTTGACACTCAATTTTTTTATACAATGTCTTGATTTATCATCAGACTTTAGTTCTCTTGACATGGGATATAATGATACAAGCATCCACTATGATCATACGCTGCATCCAAAACTCCACATTATTATTGAGCACTTTAATAAAAATACCGAGTTGAGACTTACTGCAAATGATTATTACCAATATCCACAATATAAAAAAGTGTATATTGGAGAATGGGCATGGTTTGCATTTATAAAGGATATGGTCCCAAATCAAAATATGCGTAATTCAATTTATTTTGAAAATAATAAGAAGCTATATTTTGATTTTAATATTACAAATAAAACAGAGCTTTTAAAAATTATTGATACTTTGACACATTTTAATATGCCAGACTCTATTATGTAA
- the icmH gene encoding type IVB secretion system protein IcmH/DotU gives MNAQINDTQCSLLLESNFAGMQNNKILDLSLPLLLFATRLSKIHALDDEFIVEIRDTFANQVLAISGSLSAMHCHDEKDLIKFRYCLCVFIDEMLLRNESIMNSDFTNHTLTNRLFNEMLGGDKFYGIAGQYLLNPSKYKDMLEFIYACLILGYKGKYTVDKQGDEKINHLCNDIAAAITPALDSNEDIAFNVAHKNIVRNNVLELFKKRYLKPFLLIVVMCTVVVSFFFSMLKIESNNTITKNTLMQNIKKFKQENNEDQ, from the coding sequence ATGAACGCACAAATAAATGACACACAATGTTCATTATTGCTTGAATCTAATTTTGCAGGTATGCAGAATAATAAAATTCTTGACTTAAGTCTACCTCTTCTTCTTTTTGCCACAAGACTTTCAAAAATACATGCGCTAGATGATGAATTCATTGTTGAAATAAGGGACACTTTTGCAAATCAGGTGCTTGCCATCAGTGGCAGCCTAAGTGCCATGCATTGCCATGATGAAAAAGACTTAATCAAGTTTCGCTATTGTTTATGTGTATTTATTGATGAGATGTTGTTACGTAATGAAAGCATTATGAATAGTGATTTTACAAACCATACGCTTACTAATCGTTTGTTTAATGAAATGTTAGGTGGCGATAAATTTTATGGTATAGCTGGGCAGTATTTGCTAAATCCAAGCAAATATAAAGACATGTTAGAATTCATCTACGCCTGTCTTATTCTTGGTTATAAGGGAAAATATACTGTTGATAAACAGGGCGATGAAAAAATTAACCATCTTTGCAATGATATTGCAGCGGCTATTACACCAGCATTAGATTCAAATGAAGATATAGCGTTTAATGTTGCTCACAAAAATATTGTCCGCAACAATGTTTTAGAATTGTTTAAAAAAAGATACCTAAAACCATTTTTACTTATTGTTGTTATGTGCACTGTAGTTGTTTCTTTTTTCTTTTCTATGCTTAAGATAGAATCTAATAACACCATAACAAAAAACACTCTTATGCAAAATATTAAAAAATTCAAACAAGAGAACAATGAGGATCAATAA
- the tssK gene encoding type VI secretion system baseplate subunit TssK, with protein MNSRLKVVWYNGMNVDKIHFEQQERYFEQLVYIKTTKSLCNFYGLFEVEFSNELLNLGKIALSRISGIAQDGSVFNAPSDDLLPQALEINSNVGSPIITLKIPVSSDSIADISLNNTFSNSKYVATNVPVVSKIHDDVNAYTQQTDSEISYTHQTSSLVLGSLRLKLGLLGDKSPNELEIPIAKIKNIHHNKRIELDDKFIPTSMDISNNLFIKTFLEEMLFSIQQHKETFTKIFRGINQTKNTLDFSTYLSLNLLKKYDCIFSYLINKERLHPEFLYEKLIEFQADLLVLHHEIEESFEFIAYKHNNLSSVFIPLSNHLRLLFANVTSPKYAIASVVDNGNGFFDCIFENASIIQNGEIFLAISSSLPTNTLLEIFTTQTKIHTQSAIKNIVASQLKGLHLEPIQSIPPALPHLSGYIYFKLDKKDSLFSHFANQNTISIYMTNNIVSPDIKLWALF; from the coding sequence GTGAATAGCAGATTAAAAGTTGTTTGGTACAATGGGATGAATGTAGATAAGATCCATTTTGAACAGCAAGAAAGATATTTTGAGCAACTTGTTTATATCAAGACAACAAAGTCCTTATGCAATTTCTATGGCCTTTTTGAAGTAGAATTTTCAAATGAATTATTAAATCTAGGTAAAATAGCTCTCTCTAGGATTAGTGGTATTGCACAAGATGGCAGTGTATTTAATGCTCCAAGCGATGATTTATTGCCACAAGCCTTAGAGATTAATTCTAATGTTGGGTCACCAATTATTACATTAAAAATTCCTGTATCTTCAGATTCTATTGCTGATATTTCTCTGAACAACACCTTTTCAAACTCTAAATATGTTGCAACAAATGTGCCAGTGGTCTCTAAAATCCACGACGATGTAAATGCATACACACAACAAACAGATTCGGAAATATCTTACACACACCAAACATCATCTCTTGTGTTGGGAAGTTTACGTTTAAAGCTTGGTTTGCTTGGAGATAAGTCTCCTAATGAATTAGAAATCCCTATTGCAAAAATCAAAAATATACACCACAATAAAAGAATAGAGCTTGATGACAAATTTATTCCAACCTCTATGGATATCAGCAACAATCTTTTTATCAAAACCTTCCTAGAAGAGATGCTTTTTTCTATTCAACAACACAAAGAGACTTTTACAAAAATTTTTAGAGGCATTAATCAAACAAAAAATACACTTGATTTTAGCACCTACCTATCTCTTAATCTTTTAAAAAAGTATGATTGCATTTTTTCATATCTTATTAACAAAGAAAGATTGCACCCTGAATTTCTCTATGAAAAATTGATAGAATTTCAAGCTGATTTACTTGTGTTGCATCATGAAATCGAGGAATCATTTGAGTTTATTGCTTATAAACACAATAATCTTTCATCAGTTTTTATTCCCTTAAGCAATCATTTGCGTTTGCTGTTTGCAAATGTTACTTCACCAAAATATGCTATAGCAAGTGTTGTTGATAATGGTAATGGATTTTTTGATTGTATTTTTGAGAATGCATCAATTATTCAAAATGGTGAGATATTTTTAGCAATCAGTTCATCATTGCCAACAAATACATTGCTTGAAATATTTACCACACAAACAAAAATTCATACACAATCAGCAATAAAAAATATTGTTGCATCCCAACTGAAAGGATTGCATTTAGAACCCATACAAAGCATTCCACCCGCATTACCGCATTTAAGTGGATATATATATTTTAAACTTGATAAAAAAGATTCGCTTTTTTCACATTTTGCCAATCAAAATACAATAAGCATCTATATGACAAATAATATAGTTAGCCCTGATATTAAATTGTGGGCATTATTCTAA
- the tssJ gene encoding type VI secretion system lipoprotein TssJ has product MKNICTALIFAMMLILIGCNTPIRIQASNHDNSNLNNRNDNVPITLVIYQLKDVNKFEYASIQDLTMRESVVLGRDNVDSIRIQVPPNEKDMLVAEFAKKEGKYIGILALFANSQGKKQKFYKKLNKVFKNTIKIDITQEGITNSKNNRGTNNKEKR; this is encoded by the coding sequence ATGAAAAATATTTGCACGGCTTTAATTTTTGCTATGATGTTGATTCTTATTGGGTGTAACACACCTATACGGATACAAGCATCTAACCATGATAATTCTAATCTCAACAATCGTAACGATAATGTTCCCATCACGCTTGTTATTTATCAACTCAAAGATGTTAATAAGTTCGAATATGCAAGTATTCAAGATCTAACAATGCGTGAGAGCGTAGTTCTTGGTCGAGACAATGTAGACTCGATTAGAATCCAAGTTCCACCTAATGAAAAAGATATGCTTGTGGCAGAATTTGCAAAAAAAGAAGGTAAATACATTGGTATACTGGCTCTTTTTGCAAATTCTCAGGGCAAGAAGCAAAAATTTTACAAAAAATTGAATAAAGTGTTTAAAAATACAATAAAAATTGATATTACACAAGAAGGCATTACAAATAGTAAAAACAACAGAGGAACAAACAATAAGGAGAAGCGGTGA